Proteins from a single region of Mumia flava:
- the rplM gene encoding 50S ribosomal protein L13: protein MRTYSPKPGDVDRRWHVIDAEDVVLGRLAVQTATLLRGKHKPTFAPHVDNGDFVVIVNAEKVALTGNKREDKLAYRHSGYPGGLKQVAYGDLLDKDPRKAIEKAVWGMLPKNRLGRSLMKKLKVYAGPEHPHAAQQPQSFEIKQISQ, encoded by the coding sequence GTGCGCACGTACAGCCCGAAGCCCGGTGACGTCGACCGCCGGTGGCACGTCATCGACGCAGAAGACGTGGTGCTCGGACGACTGGCCGTCCAGACCGCGACCCTGCTTCGCGGCAAGCACAAGCCGACGTTCGCCCCGCACGTCGACAACGGCGACTTCGTCGTCATCGTCAACGCCGAGAAGGTCGCCCTGACCGGCAACAAGCGTGAGGACAAGCTCGCCTACCGCCACAGCGGCTACCCGGGCGGGCTCAAGCAGGTCGCCTACGGTGACCTGCTCGACAAGGACCCGCGCAAGGCGATCGAGAAGGCGGTCTGGGGCATGCTCCCCAAGAACCGGCTGGGCCGCTCGCTGATGAAGAAGCTCAAGGTGTACGCCGGCCCGGAGCACCCGCACGCCGCGCAGCAGCCGCAGTCGTTCGAGATCAAGCAGATCTCGCAGTAG